One window from the genome of Caloenas nicobarica isolate bCalNic1 chromosome 21, bCalNic1.hap1, whole genome shotgun sequence encodes:
- the CIMAP3 gene encoding ciliary microtubule-associated protein 3, translating to MAWAPRDAQKQISFGSCQERKIFPVHHASDRLGIQLIGIGGNPSLGPGCYLSQEKSSLRYSLENRPLSNKGYVIGARTAQRFMPQPQPVSPSPATYQPFWKEKCQPAYAPFSVKTPRFPDKPSDKELLPGPGTYEADKQLHKKLTWPMKFGSPDWSLVPMPAKRMLKTEVQKLSLDREWRRQRDRAAYLSLYFS from the exons ATGGCCTGGGCGCCCAGAG ATGCACAAAAGCAGATCTCGTTTGGGTCATGCCAAGAACGGAAAATTTTCCCTGTCCACCACGCCTCGGACAGGCTGGGGATCCAGCTGATAGGCATCGGGGGAAACCCTTCGCTGGGGCCAGGCTGCTACCTCAGCCAAGAG AAAAGCAGCCTCAGATACTCCTTGGAAAACAGACCACTGAGTAACAAAGGCTATGTGATCGGAGCGAGAACAGCCCAGCGCTTCATGCCACAGCCACAG CCTGTAAGTCCCAGCCCAGCAACGTACCAGCCattctggaaggaaaagtgCCAGCCTGCCTATGCTCCATTTTCTGTTAAGACACCACGATTTCCAGACAAGCCTTCAGATAAAGAACTTCTCCCTGG ACCTGGAACTTATGAAGCAGACAAGCAACTACACAAAAAACTCACTTGGCCAATGAAGTTTGGGTCTCCAGACTGGTCTTTAGTGCCAATGCCAGCAAAGAGGATGCTAAAAACGGAGGTACAGAAG CTGAGCTTAGATAGAGAATGGAGGAGACAGCGGGACCGAGCGGCCTACCTGAGCCTGTACTTCAGCTGA
- the BTG2 gene encoding protein BTG2 — MSQSQRRGPRADMVPEIAAAVGFVSNLLRTRGCVSEQQLQVFSGALREALAEHYKHHWFPEKPFKGSGYRCIRINHKMDPIICKAASQIGLSLPQLYQLLPSELTLWVDPYEVSYRIGEDGSICVLYEATAMKPVSSYGMLTCKNQMMLGRTSPSKNYIMTVSS, encoded by the exons ATGAGCCAGAGCCAGCGCCGCGGGCCCCGCGCCGACATGGTGCCCGAGATCGCCGCCGCCGTGGGCTTCGTGTCTAACCTGTTGCGGACGCGGGGCTGCGTCAgcgagcagcagctgcaggtcttCAGCGGGGCGCTGCGGGAGGCGCTGGCAG AGCACTACAAACATCACTGGTTTCCTGAGAAACCGTTCAAAGGCTCTGGGTATCGCTGCATCCGGATCAATCACAAAATGGACCCCATTATCTGCAAGGCAGCTAGCCAGATCGGACTCAGCCTCCCGCAGCTCTACCAGCTCCTGCCCAGCGAGCTCACGCTCTGGGTGGACCCCTACGAGGTCTCGTACCGCATCGGGGAGGACGGCTCCATCTGTGTTTTATACGAAGCGACCGCGATGAAACCTGTGAGCTCCTATGGGATGCTGACCTGTAAGAACCAGATGATGTTGGGTCGCACCAGTCCTTCTAAAAACTACATCATGACTGTCTCCAGCTAA